The Humulus lupulus chromosome 3, drHumLupu1.1, whole genome shotgun sequence genome window below encodes:
- the LOC133823887 gene encoding protein ORANGE-LIKE, chloroplastic, protein MAAFSLYSPSFPPNCTKFRTQPGHPRPLSLTFPRSRVICSSSKDDNLGDNFSSNFCIIEGPETVQDFVQMQLQEIQENIKSRRNKIFLLMEEVRRLRVQQRIKIINEVDEDDIEEAYEMPDIPSSIPFLPYVTPKTLKQLYLTSLSFVSGIIVFGGLIAPTLELKLGLGGTSYEDFIRSMHLPMQLSQVDPIVASFSGGAVGVISALMLIEANNVEQQEKKRCKYCHGTGYLACARCSASGVCLKVDPILISNISDRPLRVPATQRCLNCSGAGKVMCPTCLCTGMVMASEHDPRIDPFD, encoded by the exons ATGGCTGCTTTCTCTCTCTACTCGCCCTCTTTCCCTCCAAATTGCACCAAATTCAGAACCCAACCTGGGCACCCAAGACCTCTGTCTTTAACGTTTCCGCGCTCTCGAGTTATATGTTCCTCTTCCAAGGACGATAATCTTGGCGATAACTTCTCCAG TAATTTCTGCATCATAGAAGGACCAGAGACTGTTCAGGACTTTGTTCAAATGCAACTACAGGAAATCCAGGAAAATATTAAGAGCAGGCGGAACAAAATTTTTCTTCTTATGGAAGAG GTGAGGAGATTAAGAGTACAGCAGCGCATTAAGATCATCAATGAAGTTGATGAGGACGACATTGAAGAGGCATATGAGATGCCTGATATTCCTTCATCTATTCCTTTTCTCCCTTATGTG ACACCAAAGACATTGAAGCAGCTTTACTTGACCAGTTTATCGTTTGTATCTGGTATAATTGTGTTTGGAGGACTTATTGCACCAACT TTAGAACTAAAACTAGGTTTAGGAGGCACCTCATATGAAGATTTCATTCGCAGTATGCACTTGCCTATGCAATTGAG TCAGGTCGATCCAATTGTAGCATCCTTTTCAGGTGGGGCTGTGGGTGTCATTTCAGCCCTGATGTTAATCGAAGCCAACAATGTTGAACAACAAGAGAAGAAAAGATGCAAATATTGCCATGGAACTG GATACTTGGCCTGTGCTAGATGTTCAGCAAGTGGTGTGTGCTTGAAAGTTGACCCCATATTGATATCTAACATATCTGACCGCCCTCTGAGAGTGCCGGCAACTCAAAGGTGTCTAAATTGCTCTGGTGCAGGAAAG GTTATGTGCCCTACCTGCCTGTGCACTGGAATGGTAATGGCAAGTGAACATGACCCCCGGATAGACCCTTTTGACTAA